aaagggaacaaatcaatttgcactggctacgcagcgcccgacgtcacgctcagactgattttctgtctctctcgcacgcactctttgtcgtgtcgtttaatataagcggcgtctgccggaggagagccatactgactatgtatcgggtataaatgtagagctgcggtctccgcagcaactcacaacgttccccctcgtttttgtttgatGTGAGGGAATAGCAATTGGGTTCCAAGTCAGGACTGAAGGGCTAATGAGTTTGTAGAGATGTGTGAGAGCTCGTATTGTCTTGATGGAGAATGATTCCTGTTCGGCACTTGGCTTTGCGAATTTCTCCGAAGACCTCCGGCAAAAAAATGGTCGTGTACCACTCAGAATTGACAGTCCTACGTTCCTCTAGCGAAACAACGGCCACATGACCCATTCTTCCCAAAAACAGGCGAGCAGGCCTTTTTTAGCGATTGATAAGTTATGGGGTATCCAACGAGAACAAACCTTTTTTAAACTAGGTGTTCATGGAAGATGGAATATATTAAAGTGGAACTAATGTGCAGGAATGCCTCTATCTTACGATATGTCACATGTCGATCTTGTACTATCAGTTCACGCACACCATCGGTGTTTCGTGGCACAACAACTGATTTTGGAAGACCTTCACGGTACTCGGCATCGACTAAACTACGACCACGATTAAACTCTGCAAACCAGCGAAAAACTGTCCTTTTTGATGGTGCTTTCTCGACATACCAAGAACTAAGTTCATCGACACATTCTTGTAATCCACGTCGAAAGTTGTGAAAAATAATCCAACGAAAACCCTTTCAAGAaatttccattgttttgccAAATTCATTTTTTTAACTTAttgtaaacaaaacaaaaaccaattgtacaaaaaaatgtatgtatgtattatttatttattaaattaacaaattatctgttaataatggtacttagttactaaaggcggaaaaagataagttaaaagttagctaaatttaagtgattataaatattgcatgcaattagtttaagagacagttcaggggatagggtttggcagagggagttataattatggcataaaaccctaaaaggttcatgatcagcataattagacctgcgatggtgcaacgacggcaggtcaataagatttagcctagaccggtagggtggcaagattctacccgagtccCTGTTAAAGTTACGAAGggcacaaattaaaaattgcttttgcacggattcaataacaacctgctgctctttacactgagggctccacacacaagaacaatactccaatatagcacgtactaacgagatgtacagttgtttcgtaacgtacgggtcgtcaaactccttggaccaacgcttgatgaacgctaaaacacccttagctttatttacagttgcagctatatgggtgttaaaacacatcttatgatcaaaaaggactccgaggtcatttgaactcgaaattcgctcaaggacatgatttcctagaacatataggacaaaatgaggagcacGACGGTGatatgtcataagtttgcttTTGGataggttcagaaaaagaagattagttgaacaccacaatagtagttcacttagatcaagttgaaggcgtgtgtgcaaataccaatcagagtaagaaagacagatttcaacatcatcagcatacattagtgtagtagagtatgttataacttgagaAAGGTCATTCACTtcacttccctgtggcacacctgaagtaacagtAAGTATATGCTAAAAAAATGACAAAGTTTATTATGGTGTTGTCAGATTTTATGTATTGACATTAGTATTGCCGATAGCAATAGCAATTGCCAATATAAATAGCAGCCCGCGTAGCTAGGCCAGAAACTTAAATAGCAGCCTACGTAATATAGGCTGAAATAACAATAGTTTGTGTTAATTTACTGAAACAGTCGAGACCCACTTTTCATTTAACTACCCAAAAGATTGGCTACAATGGCCTCCGTGTCCATCAGCGTCATCTTATTCGTTAACTTGGACTTTTTGAAGGCGGGCTCGTCATCCGAGTCTTCACCATCATCTTCATTATCATCGCAGCTGGAACTGGGCTCTGGCTTAGGCTGCGATTGAGGATCTCCATTTTGGTTGTACTGATTGGACTCCTTTTTGTAGACTTTGTCGGGATCGGGAAGCCAGGAAAGGTCCACAGAATTGTCACTGTCACTATTGGCGTCGGCATCCTCCTGATCGTTGACGCCCTCTTCGTCTTCGTCATCGCTCGTTTCTTGGGCAGCCTCCGCCTTCTTGCGCAACTTCTCGCGCTGTAGCTTGTGACGCTTCTTGACCAGCTCACGGAAGCGAAGTTTATCGTACTGATCCTCCTCTGAGAGCAGGGTTTTGGATAGCACCAAGTTTATTCCACCATCGTCGTCCTTGTTCTTATCCTTCTGCTGGCGTTGCTGTCTGGAACTGAGCGCCTTCATCTGACTGCGATCATCGGCCACAGTTTCGCCCTCTTCGTCAAACTTGAGCTTGGAGTTAACCTGCAAATTCTTCTTGAGCGCCTTTTTAGCCAGCGACGCCTTAGTAACGAGCTTTTCGCGCTTGGGCACCACCAGCGGCTCCTCCGGCTCGCCCTCGTCTTTGGTGTGGTCCAACTGTAACTCCAAGGGTCCTCCCTCGACATCGTGATCCCTTCGCTTGACCTTGATAAGGTCATCATCGTCGgtgtcatcatcatcttcattACTGCTATCTTCCCCACCAAAGGTTTGCTGTCTGGTTATCTTAGGCAATGCGGTACTGGGGCTCTGACTGGCGCCCGCAGGTCCCTCTGCAgaactctgctgctgctggagctgttTCTGTCGCCAAAGGAACTTCTCCAGGAAGGGGACACGCGGCGTGACCGCCAGGCCCAGCGACTGTGCGTAGGCGTCCAGGTCCAGACTGAACACATTGAACAGACGCTTGTTACGCATGAGGAAGACGGACTTAAGGTATGAGAGGAAGGCACGCTGAGCGGTGGCCCGCAGTTCGGGAAACTGGGCCAAGAATGCCTCGATCTTGACGCGCGGCGAAAAAAGCTTTTTTGGATCGATCTGGACGCAGTGAATGTTGAGGTTGAGCTGCTCCTTCAGCGCTCTGATCATGTAATCTTCTTCGCTGGGAGTCAGGACCAGAAGGCACTCGCCACGGGTTTTGTTGCGGGCGGAGCGACCCGCTCGATGGATGTACTGGGAGACATCTTCGGGACAGTCCAGCTGGACAACCCAGTTGACGGCGGGGAAGTCGAGGCCGCGCGAGGCCACGTCTGTGGAGAACATGACCACGTGGCTCTTGCGCAAGAAGTCTTCGTAGATGGCGATGCGGCGATCCTGGTGCAGGGTGCCATAGAGGGCGAGCAGCGGGCAGCCCGGCCTCAGTTTGCAGAAGATCTCATAGAGATACTTGGCCTGCTTGCAGCTGGACACGAACACGATTATCTTCTGCTTCAAGTGGTTTTTGATGAACGACCAAAGCATGGTGATTTTGTCCTCCAGATTGAGCACCACATAgctctgctgcagcagctccggAACTGCCAGAACGGCAGTCGTCTGACTACCCTCCTttatggatgtggatgccgaTGCGGACGAAGAGGTGGAAGCTGCTGACTGGCTACCATATCCCACATAGACGGGATCTTTTAGATTGAGTCTCGCCAAATCCTGAACTGTATTTGTCTGCGTTGCCGAGAAGAGCAGCGTCTGCCGTTCTGGAGGAAAGTTCTCGATTATGGAATTAAGGGTCTTTTGGAAGCCCATGTCCAAGCAGCGATCCGCCTCGTCAAGGACCAGAACCTCCATGGAGCTGGTGTTGAACAACGGATTCTCGTCCATGTGCTGAAGCAGACGGCCGGGCGTGCAGATCAGTATGTTGCACTGGTCCATTCGTGTTCTCTCAAACTTCAGATTCTTGCCCCCTATTATCAGACCGGCAGAAAAGTCGTGATGCTTGCCCACCTTTTTAAGGGTCTCGAAGATCTGGTAGGCCAACTCGCGTGTGGGCGAGATGATTATAGCGCCCACTCCATCCGTACGTGACCATTTGTGGATAAACAGGTGCTCCAAGACCTAAATAGAGGTAATGATATAGAAAAACTAAGTCAAATTTCCCGTATGTCTGAGATCTCCAGCCACTTACGGGTATGAGGAATGCCAAGGTCTTTCCACTGCCGGTGACAGCGGCGCCTAGCACATCCTTACCCAGCAATGCTGGTCCGAGGCTTTCTAGTTGCACTTGCGTTGGATTTACGAATTTGGCCTCGGCCAAGGCCTTTTGAGTCTTTTTGGAGAGTGGAAACTGCGCGAACTTCTTGATGGCCTGTGCATCGATCTCTTTGTATCTCTCCTGGAGCTCACGGATTTCTAAATCGTTGGCCGCCAGTTTTGACTTGTTGTACTCTGGCCTGGGACGCTTCTGCTTGTTACTGGGGCTTGGTTGCCCATTGTTCGGCTTGGGGTGCGGCCTTGGTTTTCCAGACCTCTTGGGTTTGTGTCGTTGCATTCCTTGGAAATTATATATTCTCTTTAATGTTCGCCTATAATCAAAACACACGTTCTGGTTGCACGCGGGAATCAAGTTGCGatgaatttgtatatatattagtGTGAGTGCGGACTATCGATAATAAATACTCAGGTATATTCCGAAAATATACCATTTCAATCTCCAAATATATAATACCATTAAATCTAATCTCactcaaaaaaatatatatttttaatacaaaagTAGCAAAACAGTTTCTAATACTTTTCACAACTCAGTCTACATgttataaaataaatcagaAAACTTTATTTTCTTCTGAGTTATATTGGAAAATCACATTTCTATTGTTAGTTTAGACTAAATTTTGCATCGAAAAAAATCTTTCAAATGGCTCATATAGAAcagaacatatagtcatcctctacgattctgcgtttttacttttatcatatctttaaaaatgtggatgccacagattttcgtcagcagtgacatatcacagaagtctggatccaaaacatcgttgctctagcttttatagtctttgagcactaggcgctgagggggacggacagacggacggacggacagacggacagacagacagacagacagggctcaatcgactcggctattgatgctgatcaagaatatatatactttatggggtcggaaacgattccttctggacgttacacacattcactttcaccacaaatctaatataccccaatactcattttgagtatcgggtttAAAAAATCTGCGTGCTCAACGATTTACGAGCGCCGAAGAAGCAGTAGAAGCAAGAGTTCAAAAACCATGTTTTGGAGGTGTCTCACAAGGAATTGAAAAACTGCTATGAGCAGTGCTTCTAAAGAATGCAAAAGTGTATTGATCATCAGGgggaatattttgaaaaacaataaagCCAAAACAGAACAATGGTGATTGAGAATGATTTTAATGgttttataaatattgatgGGTATAAAGATGAATACCCATTTTGAAACGTTTTAAGCTATTTTCGCAACACTATTGGTACTCAGAAGGAAGTACATATCTCCAAAACGAGACTTCATCAGCCTCTTTCGCAGTCTAATAGGCTATTCACACTGACGACCATCTGACGTATATTATTGAGATGGACCTGGACGGATCTTGTAGCTCCAGCACCTTGTCTGGGCGTccgccaaagaaaaagaaaaagaccGACATTTCGTGGCTGGCCAGGAGCGTCTCGAGCAACAAAAGGGCCACCACAGAAAGAAGGAGGAGCACGACGTTAGGCAGGAGAAGATGGTGCAGGACTTGATCAGCACCCAAACAAAATTCCAGAACGACTTATTAgaagttttaaaaaataaaaataaataagtttttaattttcattacgGTCTACACAATATTTTGCGATTGCAGATCGTATCTGTTCTGCTGACTGATTAAAGTCAGCAGAACTGTTGCTGGTATCGGGCTGTTCGCGCTGCTCATTTGTTGCAAGCTCCCAATTTTCATTAATCGCGCTGTTGtgcatatttaatatattgtGTAAAATACAACAGCTCATTATTATGGCGCTATTATTTTTGTGGTGGCTACCAAGACCTTTTCCGATTATTCGGAATCTGGCTTTTAAATGcccaaatgcattttccacCACTCGCCTAGCTTTGGAAAGGTTGTAGTTAAACGTGCGCTGTTCCAAAGAGGCGACTGTGGAAAACGGGTAAGGTTTCATCAGCTTTTTAGAAAACCTAAATGCCGAGTCCCCGATAAGCATTACAGGGACGTTTACTCCGCTTATTTCCTTGGCTTTCTCTTGGAGTAATGCCGATGCTTCGATATGTTTTGCAAGGCTTGACTTCTGGTATATCATCGAGTCATTGCACCTTCCTGCAGAGCcgatatttacatatgtaaatctGTATCTAAAAAGAATCggatttaaataatttaggACATTAAACCAACTTGCTAACTACATATTTTTGTGCAagatatttgcatttgcataccTATAATCCACTAGGGCAAACAAGACTGTGGAATACCAGCCCTTAGAGTTATGGTGGTCTACTGCCTCAGCTGCTGGTGGTTTTATTTCGATGTGGCATCCATCTAGAATAAAAAGGAAgtttaaaaaccaatttatATGTAAACATATTGCTGAAGTTCTTATTGATTTCCTACCAATTGCACCTAGGCACTGAGGAAACCCAATTGCTTCGAATCCCTTTACGCACTCATCAATTTTGTCGGAAGTTAGGTAATTGGGCGACATGTACTCCTTCGAAAACTCGTGGATAAGTGCTCTGCAAAACTCGTGCAGGATATTACACACACTGTTTGGAGCTACACCGAAAAGCCTGCCAACTGTTCGGTACTCAGAGGACGAGCCCAAAGTGTATAGCGCAATGGCGATGCGCTTTTCCAAAGGAATTGCAGCTCGGCAGTTGGTGTCCTTCTTTCGCAGCACTTCAAGCCGATTCACTAAAATATCAAAGCAGGGCCTCTCCATTCGGAAACTCTCTTTGAAAAACGTCTCGTTGTTTTCTGGTACCTCTTTCTCCCAAAATGTCCCGAACCGCTTCTAAAACCATAAAATATGTCCTTGTACGTTAAACTATGGTTGAAGTTAGTAGAAGTACTCACAAACGACCATAATCTTCCTggcttttgtatttttatggcaGTTACCCAGTCAAGCATCTCATCTTCGTCAAAGTTAaagtcatcatcgtcatcatcattaaTCAACATTATTAGTTGGtgcaagaaaatattttgctgTGCAACCACAGCCGAAATAATTGCTATATTTTCATCATCCATTATAATAACCAAGAATTAATAAATCTTCCGCGCAAATTTAATGAACTTGTTATtggcatcagctgtttttgacggatggtggatggtggatggtggatggtggcaGTGTGAATCGGAGTTTCACATCTGTCAAAAATTCCAACCATTCCCCCGGGATGGGCTCAGTGTGCAGAGCCTATAATCTCATTTTCgggttttaaaatataccaaatatatatacaaccACCAGAAATGGTCACCTTGATTTATATTGTACTTAGTATCGATAACCTGACGTAGTAGTGCTCGAAAATGCATAAAGTCTCAGCATCAGCTGTTGCATTAGGGTTGCGTTATTGCGTTTTGGCGAAAGTCCAGTTTTTGTACATAGGATAATTTTGATATAAATAGCAAACTCCTGGCTATAAAAGTTTGCCTATCACAGAGATTTAATTAAGaggaaaaatttaattgattcaTATCATTTAGTACACATACAAATTAAGTAGATTTGACAGCCCTAATTCAATTGATGCAATGGCGTGGCCACCCTGTACAAATTGTTCTCAGTGTTATCGATAAGTTAATCAGGTGGGCCGTTCTTATTGTTGCTGTCCGAAGTTTGTATCTACAACAAGGTCCCGTTGCCCACACAATCTGCTAAATATGTGTTGTGCTGCAACAGTTAAAAGTGTGAAAGGAGCGCGCGGCGTGAAACTGTTGAAAGCAATTGCCATTGCCTGGTTATACTGGTGCTCGCTGTGAAGCTCTGCCTGCCACCACCCtgcacaacagcaacacaaacaacaacggCGCTGATAGCTGCAGCTTCAGACACAGCAGCCATAGGCAGAGCGAAAGCTCCAGTTTAAGCTAGTGGCAGCCCCAACTCTAATCAGTTCGACAGCAGCTAGGcccccctgctcctgcctgtCCCAGTACTCAGCCATTCAGCAATGGGCACTATCTCATCGGTGCTGCAGTGGTCGTGCACCAAGTGCAATACGATCAATCCGACTGAATCTCTTAAATGCTACAATTGTGGGACGGTGCGCAAAGTGTTTCCCAGTCCTACCGCAACATTGTCGTCTCACCAGACGGCTACAGTAAAAACTGCACCGCGACAGCCCAGCACTTGGATACATCGACAGCGAGAGCCCCCACATCCGGCAGAAGCACTGCCAGCTGATGGAGACTCGCTTGATAGGATCAAAACGGTAACCAGGTAAGAAAGAAAGCAGCCAGCACGCAGTAGGCAAAAAGCAGTGGAGGTCAAAAAATCatcacacaaaaacaaacagccCGTCCATGTGTGTATTTGTGCGTGTCGCGTGAGTttgtttgcatgtgtgtgtgtatgtgtgtgtgtgtgtgcctgtatACAtagagaaggaggagcagcagcagcagcaacagcaacaaaaaaaggaggaacAGAGAAGAAATTGGGGAAAATCGATTTGGATCAAGAAACATTGTTTacaattttattgatttggtttttaattgaatattacTCTTCGTTCCATCGCCACCCTCCTTTTCCATCGCCCACAATCGGCCGCCGAGGCGTCTGCGCCTCTGTTTTCAGCCGTagcgcaaaacaaacaacaaaatttcgcTGAAAAAAAGCGTTTAGTGATTGGGAAGGCGAGCAGAGAAGGGAACAGAACACCAGTGAAAGGGGTGGTCGAAAGTTGGATTTCCATGCGGTCAATGAAATAACCTTTGACTCCGGGCCCCTAACCCACACCTTTTCCTTTCCCCTCCTTGTGTTTCCAGAAACGAATACAACAAGAATGTCTACAAGTCGCTGCTGCGCGGCTGCCTGAAGCGACCGCAGCGGAACAGCCAGAACCTGCCCGCCAACTGCGTCGACTGCGAGGACACGCGAAAGTACATCAAGAGCTCCATTGAGCTATATCGGCACTTCTCGAACCCGGCGCTGAACCGACGCTGGATCTGCCACGCCTGTGAGACGGACAACAACTCAGTAACCTGGCACTGTTTGATCTGCGACACGGTCAGCTATCTGGCGCCCATTTACAAGGACGCGATTGCCGGCGACGGTCCTCGGGGCCAAGAGCTAGCTGACAATctaggcagcggcagcaaggGGGAGCTGCTAACGGACAGATCGGACCAGAATAATCATTATAGCCATCACCAGCTGCATCAGCATCagtaccagcaccagcaggaggagcaccaacagcaacaacattccCAAAAACGACAGCTTAAGGGCAGCGGTCGAAGTGGCAGATTCTCCCTTTTTCGGCGTACCCAGAGCCTGAGCACGGCCATCGACAAGAGCTCCTCGGGCCGCAGCTGCCACATATGCTATGTGAACAACCAGAGCAAGGACATCTTCAATCTTCCCCAGTCCAAGCCACTGCTAACAGGTGAGTTCTACCCATCGCAGCGCACCTTGAAGGCCCCTCTAGTCAAAATCCTAATCTCATGGCGTCTCCCATCCCTTTGCCAGGTATTCCTCCTGTGGCCACCTGCAGCAATTCGCGCTTCGCCATTGCCAACGATACCTTCTGTCGTCGTAAGcagaacaataacaacaagAACCAAAATAAAGTGGTGCGCGAGAGTTGCgccaaaaagaaatacaactTTACCATCACGACGCTCTCGCGATCCTCGGCCAAGGAGGAGGCCAAGTCTATATCGAAGCCGCtacgacagcaacagcagccgaagcagcagcaagcgaATGCCCAGCGGGAGCCAGCAGTGAGTATGAATCCATCACAGTTCACCATACCGAGGAACGGAGTCTTCATAGCCGTCAATGAGTGGTCAGAGCCGACGGCCAGTACTGCTGCCAGTGGAAAGCGCAGCCAAGCCCTGCCCTGTGATATGGCCCACAATCatcagccccagcagcagcaccacaacaacaacaacaacaataacaacaacagcaacagcaacaagaacaacaacaattgtgGAAAgatgcaccagcagcagcagcagctgtatGAGAACGATTGCGTGGCCTTGGTCCAACAGCAGCTGAGGGCGACCGCTGCCCAGGCAgcccaggcagcagcaaccgccGTGGctgtgcccctgcctctgcttATGCCTGTGGCTTCCTCCCCTGTGGCTGCAGGGGAGCCGTCAATGCCCATATATGCTCAGGTGAACAAGCAGCACAAGCTCAAGAAGAAACaccatcagcaacagcaacagcaacagcagcagcagcagcaggaagtaCAGGCCAACAACAATGAAAGCGTCAACGTTGAGGCGTCAGCTTTGACAACGGACAACAGTAGTAGCGAAGCTATGACAGGATTCGGCCTGGGAGCCAGCACCGATGGCAGCGGGGAGGCAAGCGAGTCAGAGTCGAGCAGTACACAGCCAGAGCTGCACGTCGAAGAGCATTCCATCTATGCCAAGGTTTGGAAGGGACCACGCAAGGCCACTGAATCCAAAATGTAAATTTCCAAGCCGCTagagcaacaccaacaccaaacaCTCAATACCCAACAATCTCTCACCTGCCGCTCCAAAGCAGAACCGTGCAGAACAGTGCAGAACACACTGTTCCTGTTCCCTTATCAATTATTTAGGTTCTGCTgattatgttttgttttgcttggacGCTTAGTCACGCCCGGGccatgtgtctgtgtgtgtgtgttccacACAGTGAAAGCTCTACCGGCGGAGTTCCCCCTGGAAcggaaaaatgtatatttgcAACCAATCTTGGGGTGTCCGCTTACGAGGGCTCTCACTGTAGATGGTATTAtcttttcgtttggtttgTCGCTTTTTTGCTTGCTGCGGTTTCAGTTGCGTtttcgtttccatttcagTTGCagattcagtttcagtttgtTGTTAATTAGCCGAATTAATTAGCCGCTTCATTTGCGAACccatttttatttcaattattgtaattattattattattattatatacgGACGGATCTATTGGAGTTACTTGTGTTGGAGTTAATATTTGATCGCTTGCTCTGTGTTTACAGCACTCATGATCCAGGCAGTAGTCGTCTTATTGTTGCCACAGCCTCAGCGATAGCAACAGGGGCGCCATCgggtgcagcagcaggatcagCGATAGCAGCACCTGTGGCCCAACGCAGCGAAAACAAACCGCTGGTGGGgcacagcagccgcagcaagaTGTGG
The sequence above is a segment of the Drosophila pseudoobscura strain MV-25-SWS-2005 chromosome X, UCI_Dpse_MV25, whole genome shotgun sequence genome. Coding sequences within it:
- the LOC117184495 gene encoding protein ALP1-like isoform X3 yields the protein MDDENIAIISAVVAQQNIFLHQLIMLINDDDDDDFNFDEDEMLDWVTAIKIQKPGRLWSFKRFGTFWEKEVPENNETFFKESFRMERPCFDILVNRLEVLRKKDTNCRAAIPLEKRIAIALYTLGSSSEYRTVGRLFGVAPNSVCNILHEFCRALIHEFSKEYMSPNYLTSDKIDECVKGFEAIGFPQCLGAIDGCHIEIKPPAAEAVDHHNSKGWYSTVLFALVDYRYRFTYVNIGSAGRCNDSMIYQKSSLAKHIEASALLQEKAKEISGVNVPVMLIGDSAFRFSKKLMKPYPFSTVASLEQRTFNYNLSKARRVVENAFGHLKARFRIIGKGLGSHHKNNSAIIMSCCILHNILNMHNSAINENWELATNEQREQPDTSNRYDLQSQNIV
- the LOC117184495 gene encoding protein ALP1-like isoform X2; translation: MDDENIAIISAVVAQQNIFLHQLIMLINDDDDDDFNFDEDEMLDWVTAIKIQKPGRLWSFKRFGTFWEKEVPENNETFFKESFRMERPCFDILVNRLEVLRKKDTNCRAAIPLEKRIAIALYTLGSSSEYRTVGRLFGVAPNSVCNILHEFCRALIHEFSKEYMSPNYLTSDKIDECVKGFEAIGFPQCLGAIDGCHIEIKPPAAEAVDHHNSKGWYSTVLFALVDYRFTYVNIGSAGRCNDSMIYQKSSLAKHIEASALLQEKAKEISGVNVPVMLIGDSAFRFSKKLMKPYPFSTVASLEQRTFNYNLSKARRVVENAFGHLKARFRIIGKGLGSHHKNNSAIIMSCCILHNILNMHNSAINENWELATNEQREQPDTSNSSADFNQSAEQIRSAIAKYCVDRNEN
- the LOC117184495 gene encoding protein ALP1-like isoform X1, which produces MDDENIAIISAVVAQQNIFLHQLIMLINDDDDDDFNFDEDEMLDWVTAIKIQKPGRLWSFKRFGTFWEKEVPENNETFFKESFRMERPCFDILVNRLEVLRKKDTNCRAAIPLEKRIAIALYTLGSSSEYRTVGRLFGVAPNSVCNILHEFCRALIHEFSKEYMSPNYLTSDKIDECVKGFEAIGFPQCLGAIDGCHIEIKPPAAEAVDHHNSKGWYSTVLFALVDYRYRFTYVNIGSAGRCNDSMIYQKSSLAKHIEASALLQEKAKEISGVNVPVMLIGDSAFRFSKKLMKPYPFSTVASLEQRTFNYNLSKARRVVENAFGHLKARFRIIGKGLGSHHKNNSAIIMSCCILHNILNMHNSAINENWELATNEQREQPDTSNSSADFNQSAEQIRSAIAKYCVDRNEN
- the LOC4815957 gene encoding probable ATP-dependent RNA helicase DDX10 codes for the protein MQRHKPKRSGKPRPHPKPNNGQPSPSNKQKRPRPEYNKSKLAANDLEIRELQERYKEIDAQAIKKFAQFPLSKKTQKALAEAKFVNPTQVQLESLGPALLGKDVLGAAVTGSGKTLAFLIPVLEHLFIHKWSRTDGVGAIIISPTRELAYQIFETLKKVGKHHDFSAGLIIGGKNLKFERTRMDQCNILICTPGRLLQHMDENPLFNTSSMEVLVLDEADRCLDMGFQKTLNSIIENFPPERQTLLFSATQTNTVQDLARLNLKDPVYVGYGSQSAASTSSSASASTSIKEGSQTTAVLAVPELLQQSYVVLNLEDKITMLWSFIKNHLKQKIIVFVSSCKQAKYLYEIFCKLRPGCPLLALYGTLHQDRRIAIYEDFLRKSHVVMFSTDVASRGLDFPAVNWVVQLDCPEDVSQYIHRAGRSARNKTRGECLLVLTPSEEDYMIRALKEQLNLNIHCVQIDPKKLFSPRVKIEAFLAQFPELRATAQRAFLSYLKSVFLMRNKRLFNVFSLDLDAYAQSLGLAVTPRVPFLEKFLWRQKQLQQQQSSAEGPAGASQSPSTALPKITRQQTFGGEDSSNEDDDDTDDDDLIKVKRRDHDVEGGPLELQLDHTKDEGEPEEPLVVPKREKLVTKASLAKKALKKNLQVNSKLKFDEEGETVADDRSQMKALSSRQQRQQKDKNKDDDGGINLVLSKTLLSEEDQYDKLRFRELVKKRHKLQREKLRKKAEAAQETSDDEDEEGVNDQEDADANSDSDNSVDLSWLPDPDKVYKKESNQYNQNGDPQSQPKPEPSSSCDDNEDDGEDSDDEPAFKKSKLTNKMTLMDTEAIVANLLGS